The Solibacillus sp. FSL R7-0682 genome includes a window with the following:
- the pdxR gene encoding MocR-like pyridoxine biosynthesis transcription factor PdxR produces the protein MLYFQLHKENTIPLYEQLYIGIKNAITSKQLEVGARLPSKRELAEFFTISQTTVELAYSQLLAEGYITSKPRVGYFVEEIDELPLIYAKQQSVKFQQVKGERPSYAIDFSSAKIDEDAFPFTLWRKYAKDVLDMPFKHLLQTGERQGELALRIEIANYLHQSRGIQCSPEQIVIGSGTEQLLPMILKLFGDHAKLALENPGYSPIPRTQLKQIAIPIAVDTDGLIVEQLQRTDANIVYVTPSHQFPTGAVLSANRRTQLLKWAAQAPNRYIIEDDYDSEFRYIGKPIPALQGLDQHDRVIYLSTFTKSLMPSLRVAYFVLPPSLVKRYRENFNYYSSTVPRFEQHILANFMKDGHFSKHLNRMRKIYRKKHDKLIEIFSTYYPQIQISGDAAGTNILITFAHAQSETELQQLALKHQIYILPLSNFFVTPQNTTERVFLLGFGNLPLTEIATKIHQLMQIWGISKKA, from the coding sequence ATGCTTTATTTTCAATTACATAAGGAAAATACAATCCCATTATATGAACAGCTTTACATCGGTATTAAAAATGCCATTACGTCAAAGCAGTTAGAAGTTGGGGCACGACTTCCTTCAAAACGTGAATTGGCTGAGTTTTTTACGATAAGCCAAACAACCGTCGAGCTTGCATATTCGCAACTCCTTGCAGAAGGTTATATTACATCTAAACCACGTGTTGGATATTTTGTAGAGGAAATTGATGAGCTACCTCTTATTTATGCTAAACAACAATCCGTTAAATTTCAGCAAGTAAAAGGTGAGAGACCTTCCTACGCAATTGATTTCTCCTCTGCCAAAATTGATGAAGACGCCTTTCCATTTACTCTTTGGCGAAAGTATGCAAAGGACGTCCTCGATATGCCCTTTAAGCATTTATTACAGACGGGAGAACGTCAAGGAGAGCTTGCCCTTCGTATTGAAATTGCAAACTACTTACACCAATCTAGAGGGATTCAATGTAGCCCTGAACAAATTGTCATCGGCTCTGGTACAGAACAGCTTTTACCGATGATTTTAAAATTGTTTGGTGATCATGCAAAGCTTGCACTCGAAAATCCTGGTTATTCACCGATTCCAAGAACACAGCTCAAGCAAATAGCAATTCCTATTGCTGTCGATACGGATGGATTGATTGTGGAACAGCTTCAAAGGACAGATGCTAATATCGTTTATGTAACACCATCCCATCAATTTCCTACTGGTGCAGTTCTTTCTGCGAACAGGCGAACTCAGCTTTTAAAGTGGGCTGCACAAGCACCGAACCGCTATATTATTGAAGATGATTATGACAGTGAGTTTCGTTATATTGGAAAACCAATTCCAGCACTACAAGGGTTAGATCAGCATGACCGTGTCATTTATTTAAGCACTTTTACCAAGTCATTAATGCCGTCCTTACGTGTTGCCTATTTTGTATTACCGCCATCGCTAGTGAAGCGTTATCGCGAAAACTTTAACTACTATTCATCGACCGTACCACGCTTTGAGCAGCATATTTTAGCAAATTTTATGAAGGACGGTCATTTTTCAAAACATTTAAATCGGATGCGGAAGATTTACCGTAAAAAACATGATAAGCTCATTGAAATCTTTTCAACATATTATCCTCAAATACAAATTTCAGGAGATGCAGCGGGTACTAATATTTTAATTACCTTTGCCCATGCACAATCAGAGACAGAACTTCAACAATTGGCTCTTAAGCATCAAATTTATATATTACCATTATCAAATTTTTTTGTAACTCCACAAAATACGACCGAACGTGTTTTTCTACTTGGCTTTGGGAACCTTCCCCTTACCGAAATTGCGACGAAGATTCACCAATTAATGCAAATCTGGGGGATTTCAAAGAAAGCATAA
- a CDS encoding YwaF family protein, translating into MNGFSIFDSIHLSWLVLIGLLLIISVYFYRNFSITNQQHFQRLIFWLLLLLEIVKQCYLLFTNQYSYWSPPLHLCGLGIFIIGWHAYSPNRTTATLLYALTLPGAAIALLFPGWTTDPIFGFLHIHSFLFHALLILFVLLLLVTKKVETTLTDLWRAILFLLLIVPPIYWYNAKFKTNFMFLNRPVVNTPLQWLFELFGASGYLLSLAVVICVLWLLLYLPFMRKIN; encoded by the coding sequence ATGAACGGATTTTCTATTTTTGATTCCATTCACCTTTCCTGGCTTGTTTTAATAGGATTACTTTTAATTATTTCAGTATATTTTTATCGGAATTTTTCAATAACAAATCAACAGCATTTTCAACGTTTAATTTTTTGGCTGCTTCTCCTATTAGAAATCGTCAAGCAATGTTATTTACTATTTACGAATCAATATTCTTATTGGAGTCCACCACTTCATTTATGTGGTTTAGGCATTTTTATTATTGGCTGGCATGCCTATTCTCCAAATCGAACAACGGCTACACTACTCTATGCCTTAACGCTACCAGGTGCAGCCATTGCTTTGCTATTCCCTGGATGGACAACAGATCCTATCTTTGGCTTCTTACATATTCATAGTTTTTTATTTCATGCACTTCTTATATTATTTGTACTTCTTTTACTTGTAACCAAGAAAGTAGAAACAACACTAACAGACCTTTGGCGAGCAATTTTATTTTTACTTCTGATCGTCCCTCCGATTTATTGGTATAATGCAAAGTTTAAAACGAACTTCATGTTTTTGAATCGCCCTGTTGTCAATACACCATTACAATGGTTATTTGAACTATTCGGTGCTTCAGGCTATTTACTAAGCCTCGCTGTCGTCATCTGTGTATTATGGCTCTTGTTGTACCTACCTTTTATGCGAAAAATAAACTAA
- the serS gene encoding serine--tRNA ligase produces MLDIKRVRDNFEEVKKMLLTRNEDLGNLDNFETLDTKRRELIAKTEELKAERNKVSEQISVMKRNKEDASEVIARMREVGDEIKTLDAELNAIEEEFKDMMMRLPNIPHESVPVGMEEEDNVEEYTWGNVPSFDFETKAHWDIAKDLDIVDFERGAKVAGSRFLFYKGLGARLERALISFMMDLHADQHGYTEMMPPQIVNRDSLTGTGQLPKFEEDVFKLVREEDEVDYFLIPTAEVPVTNYFRDEILSADMLPQAFTAYSANFRSEAGSAGRDTRGLIRQHQFNKVELVRFVKPEESYEQLELLTGHAEKVLQLLNLPYRKLKMCTADLGFTAAKKYDLEVWIPAQDMYREISSCSNFEDFQARRANIRFRREANAKPEFVHTLNGSGLAIGRTVAAILENFQQADGSVVVPEVLRPYMGGVEVISAK; encoded by the coding sequence ATGTTAGATATTAAACGCGTTCGTGATAATTTTGAAGAAGTAAAAAAAATGCTTCTTACACGTAATGAAGACCTAGGAAACTTAGATAATTTTGAAACACTGGATACAAAACGTCGAGAGTTAATCGCAAAAACAGAAGAACTAAAGGCAGAGCGTAACAAAGTATCTGAGCAAATTTCTGTTATGAAACGTAACAAGGAAGATGCTTCAGAAGTCATTGCTCGTATGCGTGAAGTAGGCGATGAAATTAAAACACTAGATGCAGAGTTAAATGCCATTGAAGAAGAGTTCAAGGATATGATGATGCGTTTACCAAACATTCCACACGAATCTGTTCCGGTTGGGATGGAAGAAGAGGATAACGTAGAAGAATACACTTGGGGGAATGTACCAAGCTTTGATTTTGAAACAAAAGCACATTGGGATATCGCGAAAGACTTAGATATCGTTGATTTTGAGCGCGGTGCAAAAGTTGCAGGAAGCCGTTTCTTATTCTACAAAGGTTTAGGAGCGCGTTTAGAACGGGCGTTAATTAGCTTCATGATGGATCTACATGCGGATCAACATGGTTATACTGAAATGATGCCACCACAAATCGTAAACCGTGATAGCTTAACAGGGACAGGTCAATTACCGAAGTTTGAAGAGGATGTATTCAAATTAGTCCGTGAAGAGGATGAAGTAGATTATTTCTTAATTCCAACAGCTGAAGTTCCGGTAACGAACTACTTCCGAGATGAAATTTTATCGGCAGATATGCTACCACAAGCTTTCACTGCATACAGTGCAAACTTCCGTTCAGAAGCAGGTTCTGCAGGACGTGATACGCGTGGTTTAATTCGTCAGCACCAATTCAACAAAGTAGAATTAGTACGCTTCGTTAAGCCAGAAGAGTCTTACGAGCAATTAGAGCTTTTAACAGGTCATGCTGAAAAAGTATTACAATTATTAAACTTACCTTACCGTAAGCTAAAAATGTGTACGGCTGACCTAGGTTTTACTGCTGCAAAAAAATACGATTTAGAAGTATGGATTCCAGCACAGGATATGTACCGTGAAATTTCTTCTTGTTCAAACTTTGAAGATTTCCAAGCGCGTCGTGCTAATATTCGTTTCCGTCGTGAAGCAAATGCCAAACCAGAATTTGTACACACACTAAATGGTTCAGGTTTAGCAATTGGTCGTACAGTAGCGGCAATCCTAGAAAACTTCCAACAAGCAGATGGTTCAGTCGTTGTACCAGAAGTATTACGCCCATATATGGGGGGCGTAGAAGTTATTTCTGCAAAATAA
- a CDS encoding D-alanyl-D-alanine carboxypeptidase family protein: MKKVNKRSITSLFLIPMLILSMLALAPATTNAESDLGLTVDAAILIDADTGKILYEQNASAPLGIASMTKMMTEYLLLDAIKEGSITWEQQYSVTEYTYKISQNRLLSNVPLRADGTYTIKELYEAMAIYSANAATIAIAETIAGTETEFIKLMNKKAEELGLENYKFVNSTGLNNSDLQGMHPAGTGENDENVMPARSVAKLAYNLLKDHPDMLETAKIPKKVFREGTSDAINMSNWNFMLPGLVYEYEGVDGLKTGTTDFAGHTFTGTAKRGDTRLIAVVMKAVDSKGVGSYKARFDATAKLFDYGFGQFSKQEILPGNYTFDEQKTIDVTKGKEDVVKIGVKEPISVMVKTTEKDLYVPTLALEVDELEAGVKADKVVGKVIVERTEGTDYGYIDGSDITADVVTTESVERAGKMSLFFQGIANFFGNLWGGLFGFAVNTF, encoded by the coding sequence GTGAAGAAAGTAAACAAAAGATCAATAACTAGTCTGTTTTTGATTCCGATGTTGATACTAAGCATGTTGGCGTTAGCACCTGCTACGACAAATGCGGAATCAGATTTAGGATTAACTGTCGATGCAGCAATTTTAATTGATGCAGATACAGGAAAAATTTTATATGAACAAAATGCATCTGCGCCACTTGGTATTGCGAGTATGACAAAGATGATGACAGAGTACTTATTACTTGATGCTATTAAAGAAGGCTCAATAACATGGGAGCAACAGTATAGTGTGACAGAGTACACATATAAAATTTCTCAAAACCGTTTATTAAGTAATGTTCCACTACGAGCAGATGGAACTTATACAATTAAAGAATTATATGAAGCAATGGCAATCTATTCCGCAAATGCAGCGACAATTGCTATTGCTGAAACAATTGCAGGTACGGAAACAGAGTTTATTAAATTAATGAATAAAAAAGCAGAGGAGCTTGGCTTAGAAAATTACAAATTCGTCAACTCAACTGGTTTAAATAATTCAGATTTACAAGGTATGCACCCAGCTGGCACAGGAGAAAATGATGAAAACGTAATGCCTGCCCGTTCAGTGGCAAAATTAGCTTACAATTTATTAAAAGATCATCCTGATATGTTAGAAACAGCAAAGATTCCTAAAAAGGTTTTCCGTGAAGGCACTTCAGATGCAATCAATATGTCTAACTGGAACTTCATGTTACCGGGTCTTGTTTATGAATATGAAGGTGTAGACGGCTTAAAAACAGGTACAACGGATTTTGCAGGTCACACGTTTACAGGTACGGCAAAACGTGGTGATACACGTTTAATCGCTGTCGTAATGAAAGCTGTAGATTCAAAGGGCGTTGGTTCTTATAAAGCACGTTTCGATGCAACAGCAAAATTATTTGATTACGGTTTTGGTCAATTCTCAAAGCAAGAGATTTTACCAGGAAACTATACGTTTGATGAGCAAAAAACAATTGACGTAACAAAAGGTAAAGAAGATGTTGTTAAAATCGGTGTAAAAGAACCGATTTCTGTTATGGTGAAAACGACTGAAAAGGACTTATATGTCCCTACATTAGCATTAGAAGTGGACGAGTTAGAAGCAGGTGTTAAAGCCGATAAAGTAGTCGGAAAAGTAATTGTTGAGCGTACAGAGGGTACGGATTACGGCTATATTGATGGTTCGGATATTACTGCTGATGTAGTAACAACAGAAAGCGTAGAACGCGCAGGGAAAATGTCATTATTCTTCCAAGGAATTGCGAATTTCTTCGGCAATTTATGGGGCGGTCTATTTGGCTTTGCAGTTAATACATTTTAA
- the guaB gene encoding IMP dehydrogenase, producing the protein MWESKFAKEGLTFDDVLLVPAHSEVLPKDVNLSVQLTDNIKLNIPMISAGMDTVTEAKMAIAMARQGGLGIIHKNMSIDEQAEEVEKVKRSENGVITNPFFLTPEHQVFDAEHLMGKYRISGVPIVNNMEDQKLVGIITNRDLRFISDYSLKIDDVMTKEDLIIAPVGTTLEDAEKILQQYKIEKLPIVDEEGKLTGLITIKDIEKVIEFPNAAKDKHGRLVVGAAVGVSKDTMVRIAKLVEAQVDIIVIDTAHGHSQGVLNTIKNIREAYPELDIIAGNVATAEGTRALFEAGADVVKVGIGPGSICTTRVVAGVGVPQITAVYDAATVAREYGKTIIADGGIKYSGDIVKALAAGGHVVMLGSLLAGTSESPGETEIFQGRRFKVYRGMGSLGAMEKGSKDRYFQEDAKKLVPEGIEGRLPYKGPLADTIHQLIGGIRAGMGYCGAPDLEYLREKSQFIKMTGAGLRESHPHDVQITKEAPNYSIQ; encoded by the coding sequence ATGTGGGAATCAAAATTTGCTAAAGAAGGCTTAACATTTGATGATGTATTACTAGTGCCAGCACACTCTGAAGTATTACCAAAGGATGTTAATTTATCTGTACAATTAACAGATAACATTAAGTTAAATATCCCAATGATCTCTGCAGGTATGGATACTGTTACAGAGGCAAAAATGGCGATTGCGATGGCTCGTCAAGGCGGTCTAGGAATTATCCATAAAAATATGAGTATTGATGAACAAGCAGAAGAAGTTGAAAAAGTTAAACGTTCTGAAAATGGCGTAATTACTAATCCATTCTTCTTAACACCTGAGCATCAAGTATTCGATGCAGAGCACTTAATGGGCAAATACCGCATTTCAGGTGTTCCAATCGTAAATAACATGGAAGATCAAAAGCTTGTAGGGATTATTACAAACCGTGATCTTCGTTTCATTTCAGATTACTCGTTAAAAATTGACGATGTAATGACGAAGGAAGATTTAATTATAGCGCCAGTAGGAACGACATTAGAGGACGCTGAAAAAATTCTTCAACAATACAAGATCGAAAAATTACCTATTGTAGATGAAGAAGGAAAATTAACAGGCTTAATTACAATTAAAGATATCGAAAAGGTAATTGAATTCCCGAATGCTGCAAAAGACAAGCATGGTCGTTTAGTTGTAGGGGCAGCTGTAGGGGTTTCTAAAGATACAATGGTACGTATTGCGAAGCTTGTAGAAGCTCAAGTTGATATTATTGTAATTGATACTGCACATGGACATTCTCAAGGTGTATTAAACACAATTAAAAATATCCGTGAAGCTTATCCAGAATTAGATATTATTGCAGGAAACGTAGCAACTGCTGAAGGTACACGTGCATTATTTGAAGCTGGTGCAGACGTTGTAAAGGTAGGTATTGGACCAGGTTCTATTTGTACGACTCGTGTTGTAGCAGGTGTTGGTGTACCACAAATTACAGCAGTGTATGATGCTGCAACCGTAGCCCGTGAATACGGTAAAACGATTATCGCAGATGGTGGTATTAAGTATTCTGGCGATATTGTTAAAGCACTAGCAGCAGGTGGACATGTTGTAATGCTAGGCTCTTTATTAGCAGGTACTTCTGAATCTCCTGGTGAAACAGAAATCTTCCAAGGTCGCCGTTTCAAAGTATACCGCGGTATGGGTTCACTTGGTGCAATGGAAAAAGGTTCAAAAGATCGTTACTTCCAAGAAGATGCGAAGAAGTTAGTTCCTGAAGGAATTGAAGGTCGCCTTCCTTACAAAGGGCCATTAGCAGATACAATCCATCAACTAATTGGTGGTATTCGCGCAGGTATGGGTTACTGCGGTGCTCCAGACTTAGAATATTTACGTGAAAAGTCACAGTTTATTAAAATGACTGGTGCAGGATTACGTGAATCTCATCCACATGATGTACAAATTACAAAGGAAGCACCTAACTACTCTATCCAATAA
- a CDS encoding HD-GYP domain-containing protein: MKVEDLQLGKVIAEDIFANTQYPIIFKNTKVKHEHLRVFEIFNLNTILVYKDVEVEEIIEAKIETQIIPLSLPNYTSFEKYYNDAITQLKKEFTNWEAGGRIDITKVRGMIIPLIEKVLEDRSYIFDLNSYSNPKDYLYHHCIATGLIASIVAKKMGFERGITIQLAIAGMLADSGMSKIPTRVRDKKSALTESEYTEVRKHPYYSYMLVKNLPAIQEVMKEAIYQHHERLNGSGYPNGDRSGAISNFAQVIAVADVFHAMTSERFYRAKQSPFKVIEMIKEEEFGKFDIKVVQALMDIVVDLPIGTKIELSNLELGEVMFINKYSPTRPLVKLLRTGEIIDLSTNRSFYISRVITKEV; the protein is encoded by the coding sequence ATGAAAGTTGAAGACTTGCAATTAGGAAAAGTTATAGCAGAAGATATTTTTGCCAATACACAATATCCAATTATATTTAAAAACACAAAAGTTAAACACGAGCACTTACGTGTTTTTGAGATATTTAATTTAAATACAATTTTAGTTTATAAGGATGTTGAAGTTGAAGAAATAATTGAAGCTAAAATCGAGACACAGATTATCCCTCTTTCATTACCGAATTACACGAGTTTTGAAAAATATTATAATGACGCCATTACTCAACTAAAAAAGGAATTTACGAATTGGGAGGCAGGCGGAAGAATTGATATAACAAAAGTACGTGGTATGATTATCCCTTTAATTGAAAAAGTATTAGAAGATCGTTCTTATATTTTTGATTTAAATAGTTATTCTAATCCTAAAGATTACTTATATCATCATTGTATTGCAACGGGCTTAATTGCATCGATAGTGGCAAAGAAAATGGGATTTGAACGTGGTATTACAATTCAGCTTGCGATTGCTGGAATGTTAGCTGATAGTGGGATGTCTAAAATTCCAACTCGAGTACGAGATAAGAAGAGTGCCCTAACAGAGTCGGAATATACAGAGGTTCGAAAGCATCCATATTACAGTTATATGCTAGTTAAAAACCTTCCTGCAATTCAAGAAGTAATGAAAGAGGCCATCTATCAGCACCATGAACGATTAAATGGAAGCGGATATCCTAATGGTGATAGAAGTGGTGCTATTTCAAATTTTGCACAAGTAATTGCCGTAGCTGATGTATTCCATGCAATGACGAGTGAACGTTTCTATCGCGCTAAGCAATCTCCATTTAAAGTAATCGAAATGATTAAGGAAGAAGAATTTGGGAAGTTCGATATAAAGGTTGTACAAGCATTAATGGATATTGTTGTTGATTTGCCTATTGGGACAAAAATAGAATTATCAAATTTAGAACTAGGTGAAGTTATGTTTATTAATAAATACTCACCAACACGTCCCCTTGTAAAATTATTAAGAACAGGGGAAATTATTGATCTTTCTACAAATAGAAGTTTTTATATTTCACGAGTAATTACAAAAGAGGTATAG
- the asnB gene encoding asparagine synthase (glutamine-hydrolyzing) yields the protein MCGITGWIDFSRDLRYEDKILQTMTESLKHRGPDSDGYYKSHHALLGHKRLAIIDLQSGGQPMTRAHYTIIYNGEVYNAQEIREKLEALGQTFYTTSDTEVILVAYIQWKEKCVDYLNGIFAFVIWDEEKEELFGCRDRLGVKPLFYKKLNQGILFSSEIKSILAHPDVKTEVDDYGLAALFSVGPSRLVGNAIFKGIEEIKPAYAFIVNRHGMQTWRYWEIESRPHLDSLEETKEQVRNLVTAAVKRQLISDVPICTMLSGGLDSSIITAIAAMELAKHNKTLSTFSVSYEDNDHYFKGNAFQTSQDEYWINKMQQLYKTHHRNIILTQDELVEALNEALYLKDYPSMADIDSSLYLFSKEMKKGYSVGLSGECADEVFGGYPWFYENKPTSLFPWLRSTSEREQLLKPIWQERLKLHDFLNASYDQALKEMPVFIGNEEEQERQKLFYLNNQFFMQTLLERNDRMTMGASMEVRVPFADHTIIEYVWNIPWEMKNSGGMEKGILRDAFSNVLPKEVVYRKKNPYPKTYHPKYTELVQKQLQQILEKKHSILHELFEGEKLKQLIATGGQSFQIPWFGQLMAGPQLLAYLMQLHEWVEHYQIDFVSSINKQHL from the coding sequence ATTTGTGGAATTACAGGATGGATCGATTTTTCAAGGGATTTAAGGTACGAGGATAAAATTCTTCAAACGATGACAGAAAGTTTAAAACATCGTGGACCAGATTCTGACGGCTATTACAAAAGCCATCACGCATTGCTAGGGCATAAGCGGTTAGCTATTATCGATTTGCAAAGCGGTGGACAGCCAATGACGAGAGCGCACTATACAATTATTTATAATGGGGAAGTTTATAATGCGCAGGAAATTCGTGAAAAGCTTGAGGCGTTAGGCCAAACTTTTTATACGACGTCCGATACAGAAGTAATTTTAGTCGCCTATATTCAGTGGAAAGAAAAATGTGTGGACTATTTAAATGGAATCTTTGCCTTTGTTATTTGGGATGAAGAAAAGGAAGAGTTGTTCGGATGTCGCGATCGTTTAGGTGTAAAACCGTTATTTTACAAGAAACTTAATCAAGGAATTCTGTTTAGCTCAGAAATTAAATCGATTTTAGCCCACCCAGATGTTAAGACAGAGGTTGATGATTATGGTCTTGCAGCATTGTTTAGCGTAGGCCCTTCTCGTCTTGTAGGGAATGCTATTTTTAAAGGAATAGAAGAAATTAAGCCAGCGTATGCGTTTATTGTTAATCGACATGGAATGCAAACTTGGCGCTACTGGGAAATCGAGAGTAGGCCTCATTTAGATTCTCTTGAAGAGACAAAAGAGCAAGTTCGAAATTTAGTTACAGCTGCTGTGAAACGACAATTAATAAGTGATGTGCCTATATGTACAATGCTATCAGGGGGTCTCGATTCAAGTATTATTACGGCAATTGCAGCAATGGAACTAGCAAAGCATAATAAAACATTATCGACTTTCTCGGTATCCTATGAAGATAATGATCACTATTTCAAAGGAAATGCATTTCAAACATCTCAGGATGAATATTGGATTAATAAAATGCAGCAACTTTATAAGACCCATCATCGAAATATCATTTTAACCCAAGATGAACTCGTAGAAGCTTTGAATGAGGCACTTTATTTAAAGGACTATCCGAGTATGGCAGATATCGATAGTTCGCTTTATTTGTTTAGTAAGGAAATGAAAAAAGGATATTCTGTAGGTTTATCTGGTGAGTGTGCAGATGAAGTATTTGGGGGATACCCATGGTTTTATGAAAATAAACCGACCTCACTGTTTCCATGGCTACGTTCAACAAGTGAACGGGAACAATTATTAAAGCCAATATGGCAGGAGCGCTTAAAGTTACACGATTTTTTAAATGCTTCCTATGACCAGGCACTAAAGGAAATGCCAGTATTTATCGGCAATGAAGAGGAACAAGAGCGACAAAAATTATTCTATTTAAATAATCAATTCTTTATGCAAACTTTACTTGAACGGAATGACCGAATGACTATGGGGGCTAGTATGGAAGTGCGCGTTCCATTTGCGGATCATACGATTATAGAATATGTTTGGAATATTCCTTGGGAGATGAAAAATAGTGGTGGGATGGAAAAGGGGATATTACGGGATGCATTTTCAAATGTCCTACCAAAGGAAGTAGTTTATCGTAAAAAAAATCCATACCCAAAAACGTATCACCCAAAATATACCGAGTTAGTTCAAAAACAATTGCAACAAATACTCGAAAAAAAGCATTCAATCTTACATGAATTATTTGAAGGTGAGAAGTTAAAGCAATTAATTGCAACAGGAGGACAATCATTTCAAATTCCTTGGTTTGGTCAGCTGATGGCAGGGCCTCAATTACTCGCTTATTTAATGCAACTTCATGAATGGGTGGAACATTATCAGATTGATTTTGTTTCAAGCATAAATAAACAGCACCTATAA
- a CDS encoding GNAT family N-acetyltransferase, which translates to MEILKFENTIPKSWLEGIQEVHRAVFDGDLLKEEKLQNRNNFLAILAIVDGKVAAFKFGYEQPDGAFYSWLGGVHPNYQRLGIAAACMKAQHNWCRGKGYKLVRTYGRNEKKAMLIVNLKAGFNIIKTFVDDKGRHKIVFEKNLLAD; encoded by the coding sequence ATGGAAATTTTAAAGTTTGAAAATACCATTCCAAAAAGCTGGCTAGAAGGAATACAAGAAGTGCATCGCGCAGTATTTGATGGTGATTTATTAAAGGAAGAAAAACTCCAAAATCGCAATAACTTTTTGGCGATTTTAGCCATTGTCGATGGTAAAGTAGCGGCATTTAAATTTGGCTACGAGCAACCAGATGGGGCCTTTTACAGCTGGTTAGGAGGCGTACACCCAAATTATCAACGACTTGGTATCGCAGCAGCATGTATGAAGGCCCAGCATAACTGGTGTAGAGGAAAAGGATACAAATTAGTTCGTACATATGGGCGTAATGAAAAGAAAGCAATGCTAATTGTTAATTTAAAGGCAGGATTTAATATTATCAAAACCTTTGTTGATGACAAAGGGCGTCATAAAATTGTCTTTGAGAAAAATTTATTAGCCGATTAA
- a CDS encoding hydroxymethylglutaryl-CoA lyase has translation MHFPQEVEIIEVGPRDGLQNEKKFVPTDQKKKLIRQLYEAGFHRIETASFVHPKVVPQMADASEITAFCKEIGFTFIALTPNIKALERAIDANVPQIAVFVGASETFNQKNINRSITESLDECKLLFKRAKANQMFIRGYVSMCFSCPYEGEVSYEQVKRVVQHFVAHGVDEISIGDTNGQANPRIVYERFQMLKQDFPEIVFVGHFHDTNGFAYANIVAAMQAGVTKFDSSIAGLGGCPFSPGATGNVATEKVVELLEAMQIKTSIQQEPLKHVASFARQLIK, from the coding sequence ATGCATTTCCCGCAGGAAGTGGAAATTATTGAAGTTGGACCGCGAGATGGACTACAAAATGAAAAAAAATTCGTTCCGACGGATCAAAAAAAGAAATTAATAAGGCAGTTATATGAAGCAGGATTTCACCGTATTGAAACGGCATCTTTTGTACATCCAAAAGTGGTTCCTCAAATGGCTGATGCTAGTGAAATTACGGCATTTTGTAAAGAAATAGGTTTTACATTTATTGCATTGACACCGAATATAAAGGCGTTAGAGCGTGCTATTGATGCAAATGTCCCTCAAATTGCTGTGTTCGTAGGTGCCAGTGAAACATTTAATCAAAAAAATATTAATCGTTCCATTACGGAATCATTAGATGAGTGCAAATTGTTATTTAAGCGAGCAAAGGCGAATCAAATGTTTATTCGGGGATACGTTTCGATGTGTTTTAGCTGTCCTTACGAAGGAGAAGTCTCCTATGAGCAAGTGAAGCGTGTTGTCCAACATTTTGTAGCACATGGTGTCGACGAAATCTCAATAGGAGATACAAATGGGCAGGCGAATCCAAGAATAGTATATGAGCGTTTTCAAATGCTCAAACAAGACTTCCCTGAAATTGTGTTTGTTGGTCATTTTCATGATACAAACGGCTTTGCTTATGCCAATATTGTTGCGGCGATGCAAGCAGGGGTAACAAAGTTTGATAGTTCAATAGCTGGCCTAGGGGGTTGTCCTTTTTCACCAGGAGCTACAGGGAATGTGGCAACCGAAAAGGTTGTGGAGTTACTAGAAGCGATGCAGATTAAAACTAGCATTCAACAAGAACCATTGAAACATGTCGCCTCATTTGCAAGGCAACTCATAAAGTAG